From Acipenser ruthenus chromosome 23, fAciRut3.2 maternal haplotype, whole genome shotgun sequence, the proteins below share one genomic window:
- the LOC117412753 gene encoding oligodendrocyte transcription factor 3-like — MDSDAGSTSSRASSPEFVEGVSNFFSNKMFEAYCKEQERQHGALQLQDKAGGKMKAKRDSIEEDTQDGRLKVNSRERKRMHDLNQAMDGLREVMPYAQGPSVRKLSKISTLLLARNYIMMLSSSLDEMKKLVSDVYGTGHQNHGPRCGPIRPPPAQVAMHPLTQSLHSIMGTTAMPPCSSSPHSPPSSGYLGFRPTMPSLSSAYRHFPGMPCPCSLCQPLPASIASLSSLSMSK, encoded by the coding sequence ATGGATTCAGATGCCGGATCTACCTCTAGCCGGGCGTCCTCCCCTGAATTCGTGGAAGGCGTTTCAAATTTCTTCTCCAACAAGATGTTCGAAGCTTATTGCAAGGAGCAGGAGAGGCAGCACGGGGCCCTGCAGCTGCAGGACAAAGCTGGAGGCAAGATGAAAGCCAAGAGGGACAGCATAGAGGAAGACACGCAGGACGGGAGGCTGAAGGTAAACAGCCGAGAGCGCAAGAGGATGCACGACCTGAACCAGGCCATGGACGGCCTCCGAGAGGTCATGCCGTATGCCCAGGGGCCCTCGGTCAGGAAGCTCTCCAAAATCTCCACCCTGCTCCTGGCCCGAAACTACATCATGATGCTGTCCAGCTCTTTGGACGAGATGAAGAAGCTAGTAAGCGACGTGTACGGGACCGGGCACCAGAACCATGGGCCAAGGTGTGGACCCATCAGGCCTCCCCCTGCCCAGGTCGCCATGCACCCTTTGACCCAGTCTCTGCACTCCATCATGGGCACCACCGCGATGCCTCCTTGCTCCAGCTCCCCTCACTCCCCACCCTCATCAGGATACCTGGGATTCAGGCCCACCATGCCGTCTTTGAGCAGTGCTTACAGGCACTTTCCTGGGATGCCTTGCCCCTGCTCCCTGTGCCAACCTCTGCCAGCTTCCATAGCAAGCTTATCCAGCTTATCCATGAGCAAATAA
- the LOC117412829 gene encoding BSD domain-containing protein 1-like, translated as MAEGEGGWWGGWLQQSFQSVKDKSAEAYDFIKRDLAEFTNVVQHDTACTIAATASAVKDKLAVEGSSDATQKVKKGLSDILGVITDTLAPPPDKTIDCDVITLVATSAGTTEVYDSTKARLYSLQADPATYCNEPDGPPEVFEAWLVNFNFEEKKAEVSELLVSSPSIRALYSKMVPVAVSHSEFWQRYFYKIYQLDQEEARRIALKQRAEQTSQSEELGWEEEDEFLGAASSSRLDFKTPEESSLSPVSTTAPVFTALSGPDAEIAHVSGNKDIIDIPQDHNVTPSISSESVTLITQIENLGAVETVQDNAAEEIAKKLTEASLEEADLIQSLPEDHDRLPETDRITDSEVHASHLGDEKPKEATEAKATAKPETVKEDGPTDLRVFELNSDSGKSTPSNNGKKGSSTDISEDWEKDFDLDMTEEEVQLALSKVEASGEMEEEDWDNWE; from the exons ATGGCTGAAGG GGAAGGAGGATGGTGGGGAGGCTGGCTTCAGCAAAGTTTCCAGTCAGTGAAAGACAAG TCTGCTGAAGCTTACGACTTTATTAAACGCGACCTGGCCGAGTTTACCAACGTAGTACAACATGACACCGCGTGTACCATTGCTGCCACGGCTAGTGCTGTCAAGGACAAACTTGCA GTCGAAGGATCATCAGACGCAACTCAGAAGGTGAAGAAAGGATTGTCCGACATCCTGGGAGTTATAACAGACACACTTGCTCCTCCGCCTGACAAAACCATCGACTGTGATGTGATCACATTAGTAGCAACCTCTGCTGGTACAACAGAGGTATATGACAGTACAAAG gcCCGTCTGTACAGTTTACAGGCTGATCCTGCTACCTACTGCAATGAGCCAGATG GTCCTCCAGAAGTGTTTGAGGCCTGGCTGGtgaattttaattttgaagagaaGAAAGCAGAGGTCTCTGAACTCCTGGTCAGCAGCCCATCCATCCGAGCCCTCTACAGCAAAATG GTTCCAGTGGCTGTATCCCATTCAGAGTTCTGGCAGCGGTACTTTTACAAAATTTATCAGCTGGATCAG GAAGAAGCCAGACGGATTGCCCTGAAACAGAGAGCCGAGCAGACGTCCCAGTCTGAGGAACTAGGCTGGGAGGAGGAGG ATGAATTCTTAGGGGCTGCCTCGTCATCTCGTCTGGATTTCAAGACACCAGAAGAATCCAGTCTTTCACCTGTAAGCACCACTGCCCCTGTTTTCACAGCTCTGAGTGGTCCTGATGCTGAAATTGCGCATGTATCTGGGAACAAGGACATTATTGACATTCCACAAGATCACAACGTGACCCCTTCAATAAGCAGTGAGAGTGTAACCCTAATAACACAGATTGAAAACCTGGGCGCTGTTGAAACAGTTCAGGATAACGCAGCAGAGGAAATCGCCAAAAAACTAACAGAAGCCAGCTTGGAAGAAGCAGACCTAATCCAGAGCTTGCCGGAGGACCACGACAGGCTTCCTGAAACGGACAGGATCACAGATTCGGAAGTGCATGCATCTCACCTGGGTGACGAGAAACCGAAAGAGGCAACTGAAGCAAAGGCTACAGCCAAGCCTGAGACTGTGAAAGAAGATGGACCAACAGATCTCAGAGTTTTTGAACTGAACTCGGATAGTGGAAAATCTACCCCCTCTAACAATGGCAAGAAAG GATCAAGTACTGATATCAGCGAAGACTGGGAAAAGGATTTTGATTTAGATATGACAGAAGAAGAGGTCCAACTAGCACTTTCTAAAGTAGAAGCATCTGGAGAA ATGGAGGAGGAAGATTGGGACAACTGGGAAtga
- the LOC117413789 gene encoding testis-specific serine/threonine-protein kinase 3-like — protein sequence MQIDFWFCSSYCFAGTTAVRVTKLLPDFISRFLPRELQITQKLDHKNIIKVYEVYKSEDGKIGLIMELAERGDLFEYISKGGPLSERQAKDLFGQLAESVRHCHENGVTHRDLKCENTLLDKNFSLKLADFGFAKLVPPNSEELSATFCGSTAYAAPEVLKGSPHDSRKSDTWSMGVVLYVMLSGHLPFDDTNIPKMLSQQEKGISLDHLPNHSPDCKDLLLTMLTYNIQQRPFIDGICSHKWLEAD from the coding sequence ATGCAAATCGATTTTTGGTTCTGCAGTTCCTACTGCTTTGCTGGCACTACAGCTGTACGAGTAACAAAACTTCTGCCAGATTTTATTTCCAGGTTTCTTCCACGCGAGCTGCAAATCACTCAGAAGCTTGATCACAAAAACATCATCAAGGTCTATGAAGTCTACAAATCGGAGGATGGCAAGATCGGCCTCATTATGGAGCTGGCCGAGAGAGGAGACTTATTCGAATACATCAGCAAGGGCGGGCCCCTATCAGAACGCCAAGCCAAGGATTTGTTTGGGCAGCTGGCCGAGTCCGTACGCCACTGCCATGAAAACGGAGTCACGCACAGGGATCTGAAATGCGAGAACACCCTCCTGGACAAGAACTTCAGCCTAAAGCTGGCAGACTTTGGTTTTGCAAAGCTAGTCCCACCGAACAGCGAAGAACTGAGCGCCACATTTTGTGGAAGCACGGCTTACGCCGCCCCAGAGGTTCTGAAGGGGTCACCACATGACAGCAGGAAGAGTGACACATGGAGCATGGGCGTCGTTCTGTACGTCATGCTGTCGGGGCATCTTCCGTTTGACGACACCAACATTCCCAAGATGCTTAGCCAACAAGAAAAGGGTATCTCCCTCGATCATCTCCCTAACCACTCCCCAGACTGCAAGGATCTCCTTTTGACGATGCTGACGTACAACATTCAACAACGTCCTTTTATAGACGGGATCTGTTCCCATAAATGGTTGGAGGCCGATTAA